From one Papio anubis isolate 15944 chromosome 12, Panubis1.0, whole genome shotgun sequence genomic stretch:
- the HARBI1 gene encoding putative nuclease HARBI1, whose translation MAIPITVLDCDLLLYGRGHRTLDRFKLDDVSDEYLMSMYGFPRQFIYYLVELLGANLSRPTQRSRAISPETQILAALGFYTSGSFQTRMGDAIGISQASMSRCVANVTEALVERASQFIRFPADEASIQALKDEFYGLAGMPGVMGVVDCIHVAIKAPNAEDLSYVNRKGLHSLNCLMVCDIRGALMTVETNWPGSLQDCAVLQQSSLSSQFEAGMHKDSWLLGDSSFFLRTWLMTPLHIPETPAEYRYNMAHSATHSVIEKTFRTLCSRFRCLDGSKGALQYSPEKSSHIILACCVLHNISLEHGMDVWSSPMTGPMEQPPEEEYEHMESLDLEADRIRQELMLTHFS comes from the exons ATGGCTATACCAATAACAGTGCTTGACTGTGACCTCTTGCTGTATGGCCGTGGTCACCGGACATTGGACCGTTTTAAGCTGGATGATGTGTCTGATGAATACTTGATGTCCATGTATGGGTTTCCGCGACAGTTCATTTATTACTTGGTGGAGCTCTTGGGGGCGAATCTTTCCAGGCCTACTCAGCGATCCAGGGCTATTAGCCCAGAGACACAGATCCTTGCAGCATTGGGTTTTTATACCTCAGGTTCCTTCCAGACTCGGATGGGAGATGCCATTGGAATCAGTCAGGCGTCTATGAGTCGTTGTGTTGCCAATGTCACTGAAGCACTTGTGGAAAGGGCCTCACAGTTCATTCGCTTTCCAGCTGATGAAGCCTCCATACAGGCTCTGAAGGATGAATTCTATGGGTTGGCAGGGATGCCAGGGGTGATGGGGGTAGTTGACTGTATCCATGTGGCCATCAAGGCACCAAATGCTGAAGACCTCTCCTATGTGAACCGAAAAGGCCTGCATTCTTTAAACTGCCTGATGGTGTGTGACATTAGAGGGGCACTAATGACCGTGGAGACAAACTGGCCAGGCAGCCTACAGGACTGTGCCGTGCTGCAGCAGTCTTCCCTCAGTAGTCAGTTTGAAGCCGGTATGCACAAAGATAGCTGGCTTCTGG GTGACAGTTCCTTCTTTCTTCGAACCTGGCTCATGACCCCACTTCACATTCCTGAAACTCCAGCAGAATATCGCTATAATATGGCCCATTCTGCAACTCACAGTGTGATTGAGAAGACTTTCCGAACCCTCTGCTCCCGATTCCGCTGCCTGGATGGATCCAAGGGGGCACTGCAGTACTCACCAGAGAAATCCAGCCACATCATCTTGGCCTGTTGTGTTCTCCACAACATCTCCCTGGAGCATGGGATGGATGTTTGGTCCTCTCCAATGACAGGACCCATGGAACAGCCCCCTGAAGAAGAGTATGAGCACATGGAGTCCCTGGACTTAGAGGCTGACCGTATTCGTCAGGAGTTAATGCTCACTCATTTTAGCTAA